One Mycobacteroides salmoniphilum DNA segment encodes these proteins:
- a CDS encoding sensor domain-containing protein: protein MDPAVKGMAVTTESAYRKTAVAVCTAIVLTGCSFFGGGQQGPATSGPSAASGASNTSTSAADAISPDKANSLIVPRKDVAELIGSTLEYEGKSSNPRTSTIDGKQSCQALMVPLAVDVGDKWTTYRDVWYREDKDTFTHSVTQRVLLYSSKSDARETYSKEFPADVGGCSGEELKIDTTTWRVSVRDASEDRAQWVLDEIVDGRPSGWRCMLEARIIDNLLLSATVCQLGNGGPAVKAIADRMAAATTPK from the coding sequence ATGGATCCCGCAGTGAAAGGAATGGCCGTGACGACCGAATCGGCATACCGAAAGACTGCCGTCGCAGTGTGTACCGCCATTGTCCTGACAGGATGCTCATTTTTCGGAGGTGGCCAGCAGGGCCCGGCGACGTCCGGGCCATCAGCGGCATCGGGTGCGTCGAACACATCGACATCGGCGGCGGATGCGATCAGTCCCGACAAGGCGAACTCGCTCATCGTCCCCAGAAAGGACGTCGCGGAGCTCATTGGCTCCACCCTCGAATACGAGGGAAAGTCATCGAACCCGCGAACATCGACGATCGACGGCAAGCAGTCATGCCAGGCTCTCATGGTGCCCCTGGCGGTGGACGTCGGCGACAAATGGACGACCTACCGCGATGTTTGGTACCGGGAGGACAAGGACACGTTCACTCACTCGGTGACCCAGCGGGTATTGCTTTACTCGTCGAAATCCGATGCCAGGGAAACCTATTCGAAAGAGTTCCCCGCGGACGTCGGAGGTTGTTCGGGTGAGGAACTGAAAATTGATACGACGACGTGGCGCGTATCCGTGCGAGATGCATCGGAAGACCGTGCGCAGTGGGTGCTCGACGAGATCGTCGACGGACGGCCCTCGGGGTGGCGTTGCATGTTGGAGGCACGCATCATCGACAATCTGCTGCTCTCGGCGACGGTCTGCCAGCTTGGCAACGGAGGTCCGGCAGTGAAGGCGATCGCGGACAGGATGGCGGCGGCCACCACACCGAAGTAA